In Arthrobacter ramosus, one DNA window encodes the following:
- the nirD gene encoding nitrite reductase small subunit NirD, with product MTVILDREKQQQRSAPTASGWHRVCAIDELEPAWGEAALVGGKQVALFRTTPDEVLAVSQQDPATLSNVMARGIVGSRGSRPTIASPLHKEVYDLETGECFTNPELRLTSYATRLVDGYVEVAV from the coding sequence ATGACCGTAATTCTGGATCGGGAAAAACAACAACAGCGGAGTGCGCCGACCGCGTCCGGCTGGCACCGCGTCTGCGCGATCGACGAGCTGGAACCGGCCTGGGGCGAAGCTGCCCTTGTCGGAGGCAAGCAAGTAGCGCTTTTCCGCACCACGCCGGATGAGGTCCTGGCGGTATCCCAGCAGGACCCGGCAACGCTGTCCAACGTCATGGCGCGGGGAATCGTCGGTTCCCGGGGCAGCCGTCCCACCATCGCCTCACCGCTTCACAAAGAGGTCTACGACCTTGAAACCGGCGAATGCTTCACCAACCCCGAACTGCGGCTCACAAGCTACGCCACCCGCCTGGTGGACGGATACGTCGAAGTAGCCGTCTAG
- the nirB gene encoding nitrite reductase large subunit NirB, with product MTGHTSPLENPRRIVVAGGGPAAHRFADAMHTRGLEGWHVTVLTEEAHLPYDRVTLSKALIEVDCDLTLGHASMWDHDALELRTGERVVKINPDAKSVETAAGNSYEYDALVVATGSNAARLPIPGAEHTHVYRTLEDVWAINEAITQLTEKLGRKVNAVTIGGGLLGLESAAGTERLGATPIVIDGASWLMTTQLDEGAGQALGRLIKDKGFEIHGGVFPSEVLSDDDGQVTGVLMADGRIINADIVIVAIGVRPRDELFRAAEGEEQVFTLGQRGGVVISDACETEIPGIFAIGEVANFEGMCLGLVAPANTMAEIVADRLHGGQATFPGFDTATKLKLSGVDVASFGDAFAKTEHSLEIVYADPARGVYQKIVTTDDAKTLLGGIFVGDATPYMSLRPLLGRELPAEPGAYLTAAGGGDAPDTQLPDDATLCSCNNVPAGNIRDAINGCGSCEGNAPVRELGELKACTRAGTQCGSCVPMLKKLLEGELTKSGIEVSKALCEHFSLSRQELFDAIRVLELDSFEDILAKYGTGAGCDICKPTIASILASQHSAYVLDAGRGTLQDTNDRALANMQKDGTYSVVPRIPGGEITPDKLVVIGTIAKKYGLYTKITGGQRIDMFGARLEQLPLIWGELIDAGMESGQAYGKSLRTVKSCVGSTWCRFGVLDSVAMAINLELRYRGLRSPHKLKMGVSGCARECAEARGKDVGVIATSEGWNLYVGGNGGANPAHAQLLAAGLDDDTLIKYIDRYLMYYIRTADRLQRTARWQEELDGGLEHVRQVVVGDSLGIADELEAAMAKHVGSYEDEWAATLKDPERLRRFRSFVNAPEHEDEAIVFVPERGQIRPATNEEKSAVLISSASIPVRGREH from the coding sequence GTGACCGGACATACTTCCCCTTTAGAGAACCCGCGCCGCATTGTCGTCGCCGGCGGAGGCCCTGCGGCCCACCGTTTTGCCGATGCCATGCATACCCGCGGTCTCGAGGGCTGGCACGTCACGGTCCTGACCGAGGAAGCGCATCTTCCATATGACCGGGTCACGCTGAGCAAGGCGCTCATCGAGGTGGACTGCGACCTCACCCTCGGGCACGCGTCGATGTGGGACCACGATGCCCTGGAGCTGCGCACTGGCGAGCGGGTGGTGAAGATCAACCCCGACGCCAAGTCCGTGGAAACCGCGGCCGGCAACAGCTACGAATACGACGCCCTCGTGGTCGCGACGGGTTCGAATGCCGCCCGCCTTCCCATCCCGGGCGCCGAGCACACACATGTCTACCGCACGCTCGAAGACGTCTGGGCCATCAACGAGGCCATCACGCAGCTTACGGAAAAACTTGGCCGCAAGGTCAACGCGGTCACCATCGGCGGCGGTCTCCTCGGCCTCGAATCGGCCGCAGGCACGGAGCGGTTGGGCGCCACCCCGATCGTCATCGACGGCGCGTCCTGGCTGATGACCACCCAGCTCGACGAAGGCGCCGGCCAGGCACTGGGCCGTCTCATCAAAGACAAGGGCTTCGAAATCCACGGCGGCGTGTTCCCGTCCGAAGTCTTGTCCGACGACGACGGCCAGGTCACCGGAGTCCTCATGGCCGACGGCCGCATCATCAACGCCGACATCGTGATCGTCGCGATCGGGGTCAGGCCGCGCGATGAACTCTTCCGTGCAGCGGAGGGCGAGGAGCAGGTCTTCACGCTTGGCCAGCGCGGCGGTGTGGTCATTTCCGATGCTTGCGAGACCGAGATCCCTGGAATCTTCGCCATCGGTGAGGTGGCGAACTTCGAGGGCATGTGCCTGGGACTCGTGGCGCCGGCAAACACGATGGCCGAGATCGTGGCCGACCGCCTGCACGGCGGGCAAGCAACCTTCCCCGGCTTCGACACCGCCACCAAGCTCAAGCTCTCCGGCGTGGACGTGGCCAGCTTCGGCGACGCGTTCGCCAAGACCGAGCATTCCCTGGAGATCGTCTACGCCGACCCGGCCCGGGGCGTCTACCAGAAGATCGTCACCACCGACGACGCCAAGACCCTGCTCGGCGGCATCTTCGTCGGCGACGCCACCCCCTACATGAGCCTGCGCCCCCTGCTCGGCCGCGAACTTCCCGCCGAACCCGGCGCCTATTTGACCGCCGCCGGCGGCGGGGACGCCCCGGACACCCAACTGCCCGACGACGCGACCCTGTGCTCCTGCAACAACGTCCCCGCCGGGAACATCCGCGACGCCATCAACGGCTGCGGCTCCTGCGAGGGCAACGCCCCCGTCCGGGAACTCGGCGAACTGAAGGCCTGCACGCGCGCCGGCACCCAGTGCGGCTCCTGCGTGCCGATGCTCAAGAAACTCCTCGAAGGGGAACTGACAAAGTCCGGCATCGAGGTCTCCAAGGCGTTGTGCGAGCACTTCAGCCTCTCCCGCCAGGAACTCTTCGACGCCATCCGCGTCCTGGAACTGGACTCCTTCGAAGACATCCTGGCCAAATACGGCACCGGCGCCGGCTGCGACATCTGCAAACCCACCATCGCCTCCATCCTCGCCTCGCAGCATTCCGCGTACGTGCTCGACGCCGGCCGCGGCACCCTGCAGGACACCAACGACCGCGCACTGGCCAACATGCAAAAAGACGGCACCTACTCCGTGGTCCCGCGCATCCCGGGCGGGGAGATCACGCCCGACAAGCTCGTTGTCATCGGCACGATCGCCAAGAAGTACGGCCTGTACACGAAGATCACCGGCGGGCAGCGGATCGACATGTTCGGCGCCCGCCTCGAACAACTCCCGCTCATCTGGGGCGAGCTCATTGACGCAGGCATGGAGTCCGGCCAGGCCTACGGCAAGAGCCTGCGCACCGTGAAATCGTGCGTGGGCTCGACTTGGTGCCGCTTCGGTGTCCTCGACTCCGTCGCCATGGCCATCAACCTGGAACTGCGCTACCGCGGCCTGCGCAGCCCGCACAAACTCAAAATGGGCGTCTCCGGCTGCGCCCGCGAATGCGCCGAAGCCCGCGGCAAGGACGTCGGCGTGATCGCGACATCGGAGGGCTGGAACCTCTACGTCGGCGGCAACGGCGGAGCGAACCCCGCCCACGCCCAACTCCTCGCCGCCGGCTTGGACGACGACACCCTGATCAAATACATCGACCGCTACCTCATGTACTACATCCGCACCGCGGACCGGCTCCAGCGCACCGCCCGCTGGCAGGAAGAACTCGACGGCGGCCTTGAGCACGTGCGCCAGGTCGTCGTCGGCGACTCCCTCGGCATCGCCGACGAGCTCGAAGCCGCCATGGCCAAGCACGTCGGGTCCTACGAGGACGAGTGGGCCGCGACCCTGAAGGACCCGGAACGGCTCCGCCGCTTCCGTTCCTTCGTCAACGCCCCCGAGCACGAAGACGAGGCCATCGTCTTTGTTCCAGAACGCGGCCAGATCCGCCCCGCGACCAACGAAGAGAAAAGCGCGGTCTTGATTTCTTCCGCGAGCATCCCCGTCCGCGGACGCGAGCACTAA
- a CDS encoding potassium channel family protein, translating into MTQERWRQVSEWPMVAAAVLFLVAYSFQVIANLSEAQSTVVDTIIWVTWLVFALDYAMCLVLARRRAQWFVRNLHELLILALPVLRPLRLLRLVTLLKLLHRTAGNAMRGRILTFVLGSAALLTYCGALAVLDAEENAAGANITNFGDAIWWAMVTITTVGYGDHYPVTVVGRCVAGGLMVCGIAVLGVVTASVASWLVEQVSSGAAAAATVAEEPMK; encoded by the coding sequence ATGACCCAAGAGCGATGGCGGCAGGTTTCCGAATGGCCCATGGTGGCGGCAGCAGTGCTGTTCCTGGTGGCCTATTCGTTCCAAGTGATCGCCAATCTCAGCGAGGCCCAATCCACCGTCGTTGACACCATCATCTGGGTCACCTGGCTGGTGTTTGCCTTGGACTACGCGATGTGCCTCGTCTTGGCGCGGCGTCGCGCCCAGTGGTTCGTGCGGAACCTGCACGAATTGCTGATTCTGGCCCTCCCGGTCCTCAGGCCCTTGAGGTTGTTGCGGCTCGTGACACTCCTGAAGCTGCTCCATCGCACGGCCGGGAACGCCATGCGGGGCCGCATCCTCACTTTTGTTCTCGGGTCCGCGGCCCTCCTGACGTACTGCGGTGCGCTCGCCGTGCTTGATGCGGAGGAGAACGCCGCGGGCGCCAACATTACCAACTTTGGCGACGCCATCTGGTGGGCGATGGTCACCATCACTACTGTCGGCTACGGGGACCACTACCCGGTCACGGTTGTGGGCCGCTGCGTTGCCGGAGGCTTGATGGTGTGTGGAATCGCTGTCTTGGGCGTCGTGACCGCTTCGGTTGCCTCGTGGCTCGTTGAACAGGTCTCATCCGGAGCTGCGGCGGCCGCGACAGTCGCCGAGGAGCCCATGAAATAG
- a CDS encoding undecaprenyl-diphosphate phosphatase yields MINMIQAIVMGLLQGITELFPISSLGHSVILPKLFGWGLDQKAPEFLNFLIATHLATAIVLFFFFLRDWIEIAKGLGRSIRDRKIAPSDTYAKLGWLLVVGTVPAGIIGLVLEKPIRNLFGSPLIAAAFLVLNGLILFAAERLRTRDSRRAAAEPATATASDAEIATLPWKRALAIGTAQAAALIPGISRSGSSMAGGLLSGLNNENAARFSFLLATPIIGAAAVLKLPELFTPAMADERGVFLVGALCAGVAAWFATKFLLRFFETRTLTPFAIYSVVGGAIYFILMLVMG; encoded by the coding sequence ATGATTAATATGATCCAGGCCATCGTTATGGGCCTGCTGCAGGGAATCACCGAGCTCTTCCCGATTTCCAGCCTCGGCCACAGCGTCATCTTGCCCAAACTCTTCGGTTGGGGCCTGGACCAGAAGGCGCCGGAATTCCTGAACTTCCTCATAGCCACCCACCTGGCTACGGCAATTGTGCTGTTCTTCTTCTTCCTCCGGGACTGGATTGAAATCGCCAAGGGTCTTGGCCGTTCCATCCGGGACAGGAAGATTGCTCCGTCAGACACGTATGCGAAGCTCGGCTGGCTCCTCGTGGTAGGAACCGTGCCCGCCGGAATCATCGGTCTGGTCTTGGAAAAGCCCATTCGGAACCTCTTCGGTTCGCCGCTGATCGCTGCCGCCTTCCTGGTGCTCAACGGTCTCATCCTTTTTGCGGCCGAGCGTCTGCGGACTAGGGACAGCCGCCGTGCTGCGGCGGAACCAGCCACCGCAACAGCTTCCGACGCCGAAATCGCCACCCTCCCGTGGAAACGCGCCTTGGCAATCGGAACCGCCCAGGCAGCCGCCCTCATCCCGGGAATCTCCCGCTCCGGCTCGTCGATGGCCGGCGGCTTGCTGTCCGGGCTGAACAACGAAAATGCTGCGAGGTTCAGCTTCCTGCTCGCTACGCCGATCATCGGCGCCGCCGCCGTGCTGAAGCTGCCTGAACTCTTCACCCCGGCCATGGCCGACGAGCGTGGCGTGTTCCTGGTGGGGGCGCTGTGCGCGGGTGTCGCCGCATGGTTCGCCACCAAGTTCCTGCTTCGTTTCTTTGAGACCCGGACCCTGACGCCCTTCGCCATCTACTCGGTGGTCGGCGGAGCGATCTACTTCATCTTGATGCTCGTCATGGGCTAG
- a CDS encoding VOC family protein yields the protein MPTPDITPGSPCWIDLMTSDPEKAKSFYNTLFGWTYETGDQEKYGGYITASKDGKMVAGIMQKQEDMAQMPDVWSTYLRTDDIKATTEAAVANGGQVYMEPMEVPDQGTMAMYADSSGAAIGAWQFGGMKGYQLAAETGAPAWHELFAKEYDSAVAFYRNVFGWETTVVGDTPEFRYTTLGAGDDSKAGIMDASGFLPAEVPSYWGVYFAVDKVDDTIEQATALGATVVQAAEDTPYGRMATLTDPTGAIFKLIQNQVA from the coding sequence ATGCCCACGCCTGACATCACCCCCGGTTCACCTTGCTGGATCGACCTGATGACCTCGGACCCGGAGAAGGCAAAGTCCTTCTACAACACGCTCTTCGGCTGGACCTACGAGACCGGGGACCAGGAAAAGTACGGCGGCTACATCACGGCCTCGAAGGACGGCAAGATGGTGGCCGGGATCATGCAGAAGCAGGAAGACATGGCCCAGATGCCCGATGTCTGGTCCACTTACCTGCGCACTGACGACATCAAGGCAACCACCGAAGCGGCCGTCGCCAACGGCGGCCAGGTCTACATGGAACCCATGGAAGTGCCTGACCAGGGAACCATGGCCATGTACGCGGATTCCTCCGGAGCAGCCATCGGTGCCTGGCAGTTCGGCGGGATGAAGGGCTATCAGCTGGCTGCCGAAACAGGCGCACCCGCCTGGCACGAGCTCTTCGCCAAGGAGTACGACTCGGCAGTCGCCTTCTACCGGAACGTCTTCGGCTGGGAAACGACTGTCGTGGGCGACACTCCGGAGTTCCGTTACACCACGCTAGGGGCGGGCGACGACTCCAAGGCAGGCATCATGGACGCCTCCGGTTTCCTCCCGGCCGAGGTGCCGTCCTACTGGGGCGTCTACTTCGCGGTGGACAAGGTCGATGACACGATCGAACAGGCGACCGCCCTGGGCGCTACCGTCGTCCAGGCGGCTGAGGACACTCCCTACGGCCGGATGGCCACCCTGACCGACCCGACGGGTGCGATCTTCAAACTCATCCAAAACCAGGTTGCATAA